The Hippoglossus stenolepis isolate QCI-W04-F060 chromosome 3, HSTE1.2, whole genome shotgun sequence genomic sequence ACAACACATATTTACGTGGTATCGTCTTTATAGTCATCTCCTTGAAATTATCATTTATATGACATGAGGTCCTGCTGAGCTTCTGAATACATCACATTAATATTTGAGCTGAACTGCATGTTTGTGCATTAATGTATCACAAAATgtgagataaaaacataaatgcagacACAAACAAGGCAACGCTGAAAGAATAGGTCAGTACAATTCGATCAGAAATAGGTTCTGTTAGTGGACACACGCACAAATATACGTGTGGGGTGGTAACTTACGAGAGGTGTGTTGTAAAAAAGGCCATATCTCATTCTGGGAAGCAGGGAGAAGAAGGCTTCTTTGAAACACACCTATGGACAAGTGTGAAGGAAGGAATGAAGACAGTATTCAGCATGGACCAggtatctgtttgtttgtgtatatgtcaTCATGTAATACTCACATGATAGAATATTGATGGACTTTGAATATGTGTCGATGCCTGGTGCTAATTTCTTATTCAAGCTGTGGTTGAACATGCTAACTTTGCAGTTTGCTATATATAGATTTCAACCAGACCATTGTTACTGTTTGTGGATACAGCAAACATAATATTTCCTGTGACCTAAAttatttttcctgttaaaaaaaCACCCAGTGCTCCACCAAAAACAACTACTCCAGATCATATGTGTTAACATACCAGAATGATATTATTTAGATAACATTATTTTCTTACCAGCAATTCAAGATGGTAACTACAAGTTTGCACAATGTAATTTGAATTTTGTGTCTTATTTACTCATCTGCATTCTggtgaaaaaaaggaaaagtaatAGTACGATTACTTGTGAGACCCCAAAAAATATCGACATTATCTAAAGTCCCTGTAGCTTGGCTCACACAAGAAAAACGACACCCTTTACAAGAACCCCCCTACAACGCGTTATACCTACTCTTTTCGAGTCATAGGTCTTCAGGTGGATGATGTCATAGTCTGAGAAGGCCTTCCACGTTTCACTGAACAAATCTCCATAACCATAAAAACTCTGAGGAAAGACATAAAAAAGAAGGGAACAAATGTTGTTTAAATTAATGTCacaactgaaatgaaaaacaaagcaataaaatTTAAATCATCAACAGATGTGAGCAGTGCTTGGAGTCACTTGTCTGTTATCAAACTTTTACTTTACTGAGGCTTTAGTTTTAAACAGAACCTGTTAGCACACTGTTATCCGACAGTCGGATCCTGTTTGGTTTGCAGCCTGTGATGAAAGGTCGCTGCTCTCCTTCTCCCTGTCagttctttctccctccctcttctttttctctctttcctttttcctctctaCCTCCATGCGTGGTGGGGGAACAATGGGCCGGATAAGGCTGCCCATAAATCATTCTGTTTTTCAACTGGTGTTTCCCCTTGATGTCTTCATCAGGCTCTCATGCCACTGACTTGTTCAACAAAAACTGTGGACATTGTAAACTGCAGCCAAACTAGTGTTTTGATTTCTTGCGTGGTTACAGTGCTCATTTTAGattcttgtgttttcatgtcacTCTGAGCAGTAACATCagacatgagagagaggaagctagAATACATCACTCCATATGCCAAAATAATGAAGCGCTTTATGGATCAGCATTTTGATATCTTGTGTTGTGATTCAAGAACAGACTTTTATGTCCTATAAACTGAGCCCAGCCGGAGGATTTAATTTTATAAATGTGAATTTGTTTCTTATGTAGCTAGAAGAGACAATCACCAATTACTAGAGGCAGGCCACATGGAAAACCCTgcctcatgttttattttcacacataaataaagatgtgacatgagcatctttaaaatgtgtcttcttTTGCATCAGTCCGGAAGAGTGACATAAAATGCAACAACCAAGTAAGTTGTTAATGAATAGCAGTAATTTCCAGCTGTAATAGCAGGAACGTTCCTCTCAATTTGAACAACCACATCTCATAACAACCCACCGTGTCCCACATGACGATGTTGATATCTGTGCTGAAGGAGTTGTTGATGTGCTGGGAGATGTAGAGGTTGACAAAGTCACAGAAGTGGTGGTACATGTTCACccctgaagaacacacacagttattattGTGTCATCATGTCAtaactgaaaatagaaaataagtGAACTGGCATCAGTCTGTTTCATGCATACAGACTTAAAGAATAATAAACTAGAGTCAAGCTCTCACTACATTATTACCTCAacagaggaggttgtgttttcatcagcgtttgtttgttagttagtttgttagtaTTACACAAAACCTAAAGGAGAGATTACCCTGAAGCTTGGTAGAAGGATgagatatgggtcagggaagaacccattacatattgacatatttaggggactcaTATCTTTTTTTGGCTGTTACATGTTATTACATGCTGAAACGACTGCAGGGAAATCTTCATCCAATGTCAAGTTAAACGTGCACAGGTACGTTTTGGGGTAAGGTTTGAGCTACTTGTTTTGATTGCAGGGCTTTAAACTGAGTCAGGTAAATCTGAGTTATTTACCAGCATCCAGCTTCATAAAAACAGTGGGTTTTTCGATGATGATTTCACAGTGTCCATCCTCTATGGGATGAAAGTCCAGCTCCGTGTATGTCTGAAGCTCAGCATACCTACAGAAACAGCAAATAAATGTAGTATCATAGGAAATACTGTGGAAATGCTGCACAGGTGGCACAATGTGGAAATAGAAATCATTATAACCCCAAAAAACGATTGTTTTCTActgtgatttgatttatattcaaGCTCCTATATGTAGGATTTAGACATTTCTAAATCCTACATACTAAACTAAACTATATCAGACAGAAATGCAGACTGATGACCCCAGCATTTGCACTGACAAGTGGAATGAAAGCATCAAAAAAGGCCAAACTAATTTTCACAGCGATTATCAAATGTTGCTCTGAGTATCTGGcataaaataatcatatataaaaaaaatatgtaatatattataCTACTCTGTAATATTGTTCTCTGTGTAATATTAAGGTATATCTCCTGTGGAACCGAAGATCAGCAGGATGGATTGGAGTCAATTCATTTAACATTCAGTAGAGCATGAAATTTGCTGACTGTGACTACAGTAGAACAGGCTTTACATATCATGTATCAAATCAGTGATGGAAAAGATCGACGAGCCAGCCAGGAGTCGAACCTGGAATCTTCTGATCCGTAGTCAGACGCGTTATCCATTGCGCCACTGGCCCTGTGATCCTGAAAGCCCCACCCCCCAAATTCCTGCCTGGCCATGTTCTCATTCCTCTGGGCCACTGCACTGAGAGGCCATGTGTTGGTTTTTTTACTCCCTCAGATATATGATCACAGCAACAAATGTGACTACAGTAGTGTCTGCCTTAGAATTATTAGAATGCCATTACATATATAtgagtcacattttatttatatttacttttacgTGAATGGTGACTTCATTATTCTAACATTTTAAAGGCCGGTCACTGCTCCAGCGGGTTTTTTTCATGTCAGTAGGCAGCTAAATTATGTAACTCAGTCCTCAATACTTCTTGAAAAAACAAAggtaaacattattttaaataaataaaaatcaaccGTAAACAAGGAGCCTCTACTCTGATGCTGAAGTCATGTCTTTTTATGAGTCTATTTGAGGATTGTCACAGAATGTGTGTAACCAACAGGAAACATGTCCCTGGTAGTCTAGTGGTTAGGATTTGGCGTTTTCACCGCcgcggcccgggttcgattcccggtcaGGAACTAGACTTATGGCCCATAAATGAACCATGAACACATTTTCAGCAATTCCCAAGAGCTCATATCAAAGGGAGTCgctgagagagtgtgtgtgtgagtgtattctCTCACCAGGATTGCAAGGGGCTCTGGTGCTCTCCCTCAGCAGCGAGTGCTCGCTTGTTCAGTCTGCAGTGACCACCAATCTCCCCCATCTGGATGAAGTCCTCCTTGTACCTGTAGGATAAACGTGAAGCGTTTCAAAGCTCTCTCACTCATCAGTATTGATGTCAAGCTTTCTTTAAGGATGTGTCACTTTGAGTGGTACTGACCTCTCATGACTTCTGCGTGGACTCCGTAAGTCCAGATAAAGGTTAGTTGCCTTACAGAATCTAGTGTGGCTGCTGCATCTTAATGATGAGTCACCCTGGAAAAATACATTAGGTTAGAAATATGGAACTAGTTGTGAGAGTGGTGTCTGTATCTTTTGAACTGTGTGTGAATCATTCCCACAGACAATCAGGCCTATTGTCTGTGGACTCCTGTTACACACTGGGTCTCTTTCTACCTGATGTTTCTTCCTGTTTACTCAGTAGGCCCGTGGGAACTAAGGAAATGAGCATACTAACCGGCTTGCTGGCCTTGCAGAGTCCTTTGAGCTCGGAGAGACGTTCTTTGACGTAGCCAAAATCAGCCTGCTTCCAGAAAAGCTCCTGGGCTGCCTCCAGTGAACGAGCCCTAACAGATCAGAGATGTACGGACATCAGCAACAGATCATCAATGATGCATACTACAAGTGGGTGAAATCACTACCTATGAATAAAAGAGCACTATTATTTGTGATATTTAAGATTACAGAGTATCTGACACATCACAGGTGACTAAAATGAGAATGTAAATTATGTAAAGTGTGTTGCATTATACAGATGAGAAGAACAAAGTGAGAACATGACGTGTGGAAGACAGTGATGTGAGGAGCAGTACCATCCAGAGTCAGCTTTGGTACAGACTGGATAACTGAAGCGCTTCCCCGGATCACAGTTCTTCTCATAACCCCAACAGGCCGACAAATCCAGAGGTGCATCCTGTtgtaacacgtgtgtgtgtgtgtgagtgtgcgtgtgtgtgtgtgtgtgtgtgtgtgtgtgtgtgtggtgtgtgtgtgtgagtgtatgtgcatgagagagagagagagagagagagagagaggggtttaaattcattaaaactaTAGTCAATCTATACatagataaaaaatatttgCTCATCAATTTAATGCTCTAATTAAGCTGATGTTGTGGTAACATagtcaaaagtaaaataacttaATACAATAGTAAGCATCGAAAAACCTGTTTCGCCCCAAATACTCTTCTTACTACAACTATAATTGCAATTGTACAGTTAACTCAACTGCTCCAATTAGGGTAGAACAAAATGCTCGGAATGACCTATTTAAAGAAGTTAGAGGAACAAAAAATAATCCTGATGTGTAACAAATGAGTAACATCTGAGGAGGCTCAGACATCTGTCAGTCTATGAAGCATCTGTGACAccacaaaacaaagagctggGACAATCTTTTGAGTCTTCTAGCTCAGGAGAGCAATGTGCACATCCTTATACAGAAATCCATAACTTACTTTAAAAGGGCAGAGTGGGTCCAGACGACATTGCTTGGCAACCCTCTTGTTGTTGTAGAGGAAGTAAGGTATGTGCTCTGGCGGCAGGGAGATCCTGCTGTAGTTGAGGAGCGGTGCCGGTGGTTCGTGGTTGGTGTCCGCAGCCTCCTCAGTGGGGACCACAGCTTGAGAAAATATTGTTCCCAGCGCTACCAAGAGCAGCATAGTCGGaattacacaaacatgtgaGACGGCTGCCTGGCTTCACAGCCCTCTGTGAGAAAAGATGAGACAGACAAGGACTCAGACTTGCACTCTGTGATCTTGGGAGAGAGCCTAACACAGCAGTATACAAAGCGTGTGTGTACAAGCTTAAGTGTGGGAACGTAGCTCCAGGCGGATCTGGGGTCCACAGAGGGAAAGGTCCTGTTGCAGGAAGTCTTGCTgaccattttttttacaactgtTGTCTGAACAATCAGAACTGAGACTGGAGGGGCAGCATGAAAACTCCTGGCTGGTGATAATGTGACATCTACAGCTCCAGACCAGTGTTTATACAACACTCATATTTTCACGACCCAAGTCTCAAGCATTTATGTTCTGAACCCAGCCttgatttaaatatatttttacctccTAAAATCACAGATGGATCAAACGTGTGACCGTTGctccctccaccaaggaagttaCGTTTCCACCCCCGTcggtgtgtttttttgtttgtttgtacacagtattacgtaaaaactactgatcagattaccacaaaacttaaAGGAGGGATGTGTTATGAGTGAGGGAAGAACTTGTGACATGTTGCAGGTCAAGGAtacttcttttcactttctttaacattgtgaggttttgtcacattatcacagtttacccaggaaataattcatggatcaggaaggggaaaaaaaacaatcaggtaaatttgtatatattatatatagatataagtAAGTgagtaagtaaagtttatttaacaTAGGGAGGGCActgacatgtatgtgtgtgtaatttagtgcagcttgattgaatttaaggggacttaGGACAGctgggctttggtggaggtatgcgctctacctAGTTCCCTTCTAGTTCACTTCTAAAATCACTGATGGATAAATAGTGTGACCAATGTGTGTCCTGGGACAGGGATCCCTCAcgtgtggctctctctgaggtttctaagtTCTTCCCCCTGTTAATAAGGTAGTTTTGGGTTAGtttttcttactcttgttgagggctACGGGCAGAGGATTGACGAGTTCAGTTACAGTAAACTTTGTGTCTGTAAAACGACGTCTCGCTTCATCAGTGATATCTCATGGAGCAGCTCAACCAGACGAGGATGTGCTGAGGAGCTGCACAAACTCTTAGAGCGTCAGTAGAACGAGTCCCCTGAcgttttattcatgtgttttcgTCCTCAATGTGAGAAGTATACTTTATTTTAGCTAGCTAATTAGCTTCCACTGTGTTCTGAGCTAGCTTGAAGTCAGTTAGTTGAAGTTGAACGCGGTCAGTGAGTGGACAGACTAATGTCATTACTGATTCTATGAAGGAGTAATAACGCATTACTTACTTCTTTCTCTTTCGAGAAATGTAAGTGGAAGAAAACGACGCGTGATTCGCTGCTGACGTGTGAGAAACTCGTGTGTTTGCTAACGTGTCGCGTCGGTTCTTCACAAAACCGACGTGAAGCAGAATAACTGGACAAAGAAACAACCTTTAACATGTTGACAGAATAAAAGTGTTTGctgtcagtgtgagtgaggGACATTTTACCTAAGcacacagcctcctcctcctcctcttcctcctcctcttccttctgctgctgcttctctcctcaCTGAAGCGTCTGTGGTGCCGGTGGTCGCCATGACACCGGAAACCTTATACCGGCCTGCAGTGTGCAAACCCCACCACAGGGAGGCGCTGTTTACCACACTATTCTCTGTAGACCGCACTGAATCCTCAGCCCATCTTCTGATGACCactttataataaatgtttaattttgaaaCAAAGCTGGAGCAGGAACATGAGACAAAACcttaagaaatgtaaaaacacaccaTTAAAAAGTTCAACGTCTCATAGAATCTGACCTGAATGTGATCAAtcaaatgtctgtgtgagtAACACCCTGTTCCTCACTATTTTAGAATGATAATACGTTATATAGTTCATGTCtcatatataaaatgttttaaaaaaggtacgcagtttatcttttattattattttcaatatgtATCTGTCATATAGAACAAACAAGCAACACACCTCCTTCAGTCTATCCATGAGTTTTCATTAAATAACTCCATAAGTCTTCTCCATAGCCTTTGTCTCTATTATTAGTTTATGAATTACGtccatttaaatttttttattttagctgtgttgtattgtttgtaCAAATTTCCTTTACTGCCTCTATCCACTTTTCTTGACTGGGATGGCCCACCTTATCTTCTGGTGATTGCTTTCTTAATAGCTATCAGCAATATTTTAACACCCATCCCTCATTCATATCTTCtttctgaaattaaaatgaCCAAGATAAGGAAACATTTAACTCATAGGAATGTCCCAAGTATCTTCTCTGTTGTCATGTTCACTGTTTTCCAGAACATTGATCATTTGTGGAATTTCCAAGATATATGTCAGTGATCTGTGTCTGTTGCTCCACTCTCTCCAGCATGGTACATTTGTTTTTGACAATTACTCGCGACCTAAGTagtgatttaaaaagaagaatctTTCCAAGAGAATTTTCTCCTTATCCAGAATTTGTGGATATTTGTGGTTAACTCTGATTCCCACTTTTCTTTaaactaaatacaaaatgtaaatttgaatGAAATTGTATTAATCACACTTTACAACTATGACTATGGGTGTGAGTACAAATATTGGTATAGCTTTAACAACTATATGGACTTCTTCAGAAAGTGGAAATGTAATTGTCTTGTGCGTGGCATTGTGATAATGTAGTATTAGGTGTGAATACGATGGAAAAAACCcttttaatgtgtgatttaacacaattcaaataaagaacgacattttacatttcacagcccaaataaatgtttattcatttacatatttatataatttaaaatccACTTTCCAGGATTTCGGTCACAGACTACTCTCAGGTCTAAACCACATTTGTGATTTGTAAGGagttcagaataaaaacatgtttctctgTACAAATCTTAATACACTTCTTAAACCTTTCGGATTATCCCTCGAGAAATAAACAAGGATGGTTTTGTGTAGTGCAAATATAACATTGCCATCTCCTACAGCTATAAAGTGTCTATACAATACCATGTCAAAGGTTCAATCGAGATCTTTATGTCTAAAGCAAAGTTGGTTTTAGCTCCCTCAGATTTCAAATGGACACCTGAATCATAAACTCGAGCTATCCTTCATACTGATTCTGTAATAATGCAATGTATGTTATGAACAATCCCAACACCCCACTTAAATATGatcattaattaaaataaaataagagataaagtttaattttcttttaacaaaGATTAAAGTTAAAGTCCCAGTACGgtaaaaacagtttatttctGGTTCTTCAGCAGTTCATCAATCTGGATCTTGTACATGTTCTTCACATCTTCAAGGTCCAGTCTCAGCTCCTCGGCCTCTTCAGCCTTTTCTCCGTACATCTGCAGGATAGTGTTGTGCCTCTGCTCCAGTTCCTGAAATGCACAGCCACACAAATTATGAGAAAGGACCTTTTGTTCATTGAGGATTCACCTTTTCTGATCTCTGGGACTATTCTCAAGATTTACAGTGCCCACCTTGAGCTGAACCTTCAACTTGGGGATCTCCATCACCTTCTCATCCATCTCGTCGTTGAGATTGGTGAGTCGAACCAGCTCTTCTGACATCACGGAGCGACTCCTCTCCAGACTAGAGATTTCAAGCTTCAAcagcagaaggaaagaaagaaggctTGTAAAAACTAGTGACGGCTTTGGAGTGCAGGAGATGACGATATCTTTTTGACAGACAATTCCGCACAATgaaatgaattttttttttttgttatattaaaACGTAGTACATTTATTGAGCCCCCCATTTACAGGCAGGTGGTGGTGACATAGATGAACCATTAAAATAGTAAATTAAGTTCTAAGTAGCTTTATGCAGATTTTTTCTGAATTGCTACCTGTAGCTGAGCgatctctccttctctcagtTTGAGCTGAGACTGGAGGTTCTCCATGATGCTGGAGCCTCCCGACAGCCTGGCGGCCTCATACAGGTTGGTTCCGCTCATGGACACAGACATGGCCATGGTGCTTAATGAGTAGTCTGAAGGGTCATCCTGTGTGAGAATACAACAAAGTATAAAACCAATCAAGCTACACGATTCCAAGCATGTAGAAACTGATCTTAACTTTTTTCCCCAGTATGTACCTGGGAAAGAAGAGACGTGTGCAGACCAGCATTGTCCGCCGCACTGATGGAGCTGGAGCGGGACAGGGAGGGTGTGGAGGATGCAGGGGGCTCTCCGACAGAGTGGGTCAAAGCCTTCCGCTCCTGAATGGGAATAATTTTACAACCGAtcaagagaaaaactaaaacatatctGTGGTTTAAATGGAGAAATGCTCGTTAAATGCAACAGatttgatgataataatgtCAAAAATCCTCCTGAACCTTTTCCTTGAGTGACTCTTGAGCCAAGTagcatttcttcttctcttgctcCACCTTCATCTTCTCCATTTCTAGCTGATTGGCCAGCAGCAGCTGGTAGAAGAAGCAAAAATGTGCACGTGAAGAAGCCGTTTCATAGACATTGACAACAGTGGTAGGAGAGAGCATGACGGTACCTTTTCCTTCTTGGTCTCTTCCAGCATCCGACTGTGTTCTCCTCGCAGATTTTCCAATTCAACATGCTCCCTACGTTGACAAAACAAGCAAGAAGTCACTACAAGCAATCAACAGTATTTAAGACTGAAGTGATGGAATATGTCTCTGGTGGGTATATTgtcaaataaaagtaataacagCATGAAATAAACAGACAATTCTCTGAGTTTTTCcattaaagcagagacaggGTTGTGCAATATTTTTACCTCAGAGAAGATTTGTTAATTTTCAGATAAATggtaacattttaaattgtttttttactgcCATGTGgtatattttctctctttgtcacaTAATGCCTGCACAGTGCAACACAGGAAACAGTAAAGATTTCATCATATACACTATGCAAGCAGCCCAGAGCCACAAAACAGAGCCAGTAACTGACCACAAGCATTTCCTGATAAATGTGGAGAAGTAATAAACAGTAGATAAAGCAGAAATCACTGTGTTGAtctttataaaatgtcaaaagaggCAGTTGCCCGTTATGGCTTAGTAAAATGTCATGTACACTTGAGACTCAAGCTATTTAAAAGAAGACCATAGAAACAAAActttagaaaaacacatcaagttGATAATAAAATACCATACCGTAAAATAGCCAACACATGTGTGTGGATTTACTCAGCTTTAAGGGCTTTAGATGAATATTAAACAGATCCTATTATGCGAGTTGCCTGATTAACCTGCGTTATTCTTTGATTTTGAAACAGTAACCTTAACAGTATACGAACAGGACAAAATACCCTGGGCATTGGGTTGAGTTTATATGGCTCCTGTCCGGTGTGTCGCACCACAACACCCAGCACTTTAACCACTCTGCTCTGAATTAAATGCCCCGTCAGGGAATTCTGCTATTTATAGATTCTCTGAAGCAGCTTGGAAAAAGCTGCTTGGTTTAATAGCCATGATGATGCTCTCACTCCTTTATACATCGTATACTATGACTGCAAAGCATTTAGGCTCCTGACAACAAAATTACATTACCATCATGA encodes the following:
- the eogt gene encoding EGF domain-specific O-linked N-acetylglucosamine transferase, producing the protein MLLLVALGTIFSQAVVPTEEAADTNHEPPAPLLNYSRISLPPEHIPYFLYNNKRVAKQCRLDPLCPFKDAPLDLSACWGYEKNCDPGKRFSYPVCTKADSGWARSLEAAQELFWKQADFGYVKERLSELKGLCKASKPGDSSLRCSSHTRFCKATNLYLDLRSPRRSHERYKEDFIQMGEIGGHCRLNKRALAAEGEHQSPLQSWYAELQTYTELDFHPIEDGHCEIIIEKPTVFMKLDAGVNMYHHFCDFVNLYISQHINNSFSTDINIVMWDTSFYGYGDLFSETWKAFSDYDIIHLKTYDSKRVCFKEAFFSLLPRMRYGLFYNTPLISDCYSEGMFRAFSQHVLHRLNILQDGPKEGRVRVTLLARSTEYRRILNQVELVNALKTVPLLQVNVVDYKYKDVPFLEQLRITHNSDIFIGMHGAGLTHLLFLPDWAVIFELYNCQDESCYRDLARLRGIRYVTWQKMDKVVPQDKGHHPTLGDHPKFTNYSFDVGEFMRLVLEEADFITQHPKWPRRALHNEL